From Carassius auratus strain Wakin chromosome 22, ASM336829v1, whole genome shotgun sequence, a single genomic window includes:
- the LOC113040501 gene encoding uncharacterized protein LOC113040501 → MEEVIERGDAEEVHDEGKDGEKWYIPHHGVYHPKKPDKLRVVFDCSAKYQGTSLNDHLLQGPDLMNNLTGVLVRFRQHPIAIMCDVEKMFHQFHVEEADRNYLRFLWWKNGDLALHPHEYRMKVHLFGATSSPGCANYGLKHLAKENEGMYPLGSKFITKDFYVDDGVTSVVSTEEAIQVAREARQLCASGGLRLHKFISNDKVVLDSIPISERAVEVKALDLSFDDTPLERALGIHWHIDSDNFRFSVDLKDQPATRRGILSTVASLYDPLGFIAPLLLSGKLVLQEMCRNGTGWDDPLPKELQPSWEHWKADLVNLEKISIPRCYVPANFGKVIKRELHHFSDASNSGYGQCTYLRLTSKEGNIHCALVIGKSRVAPIKVQTIPRLELTAAVISVAMSNMLKRELQYADIEEHFWTDSQVVLGYINNEARRFHTFVANRVQKIHLSTTPQQWRYVPTNENPADHASRGLNAGEILTSNWLTGPGFLWKKDIPPVADIDTALTIGDPEVRQAQTLSAQATEVSLSDRLSKLSSWSGAVQAVARLIRRAKGDKSSSHSTVAEREDAKRIIIKDLQRNTHPEDIKLLSKGTQLSPGSKLYHLDAFLDQEGVLKVGGRLCDASLPNSIKHPVIIPKDHHITKMIISQCHENVKHQGKGLTINEIRSQGYWIPGISRAVASHVHHCVTCRKLRRPTEEQRMADLPSERTNPSPPFTYCGMDCFGPFITKHGRKDHKRYGLLFTCFSSRAIHIEMLDDMSTDAFINGLRCFIALRGAVRQIKCDQGTNFVGAKNELKNALKEIDADRLTVFLAEKQCDFVLNAPHSSHAGGVWERQIRTVRNVLRSTLSLYSGRLDDASLRTFFYEAMAIVNSRPLSVDNLNDPNSLAPLTPNNLLTMKSIPALPPPGRFIREDIYARKRWRHVQYLAEQFWSRWRKEYLSNIAIRQRWHTVKRNLQVGDIVMEKIDDLPRNEWRLARVTETTTDKDGLVRRVKVCLGDRNLETDGRRLNKLSVIERPVQKLILLLETV, encoded by the coding sequence ATGGAAGAGGTCATTGAAAGAGGTGATGCAGAAGAAGTGCATGATGAAGGAAAGGATGGAGAGAAGTGGTACATCCCTCATCATGGGGTGTACCACCCTAAGAAGCCAGACAAGCTCCGTGTTGTCTTCGACTGCTCCGCCAAGTACCAGGGAACCAGCCTCAATGACCACTTGCTCCAAGGCCCAGATTTAATGAATAATCTGACTGGTGTTCTTGTAAGATTCAGACAACATCCCATTGCCATTATGTGCGATGTTGAAAAGATGTTTCACCAATTTCACGTGGAAGAAGCAGATCGAAACTACCTCCGTTTTCTCTGGTGGAAAAATGGAGACTTAGCTTTACACCCACATGAATACCGCATGAAGGTCCATCTTTTTGGTGCAACCTCATCACCTGGATGCGCCAACTATGGTCTGAAACATCTTGCTAAGGAGAATGAGGGTATGTATCCTCTTGGCTCAAAATTCATCACAAAAGACTTTTATGTAGATGACGGTGTCACCAGTGTAGTCAGCACAGAAGAAGCTATCCAGGTAGCAAGAGAAGCTCGACAACTGTGTGCCTCAGGTGGTCTTAGACTGcacaaatttatttcaaatgacaaAGTTGTCCTGGATAGCATTCCAATTTCTGAACGAGCTGTTGAAGTAAAGGCGCTTGACCTCAGCTTCGATGACACACCTTTAGAGAGAGCTTTAGGGATCCACTGGCACATTGATTCTGACAACTTCAGATTCTCTGTTGACCTCAAAGACCAGCCAGCAACACGCCGTGGCATACTATCCACAGTTGCGTCTCTGTATGATCCACTGGGCTTTATTGCTCCTTTGCTGCTCAGTGGAAAACTAGTGCTTCAGGAAATGTGCAGAAATGGAACAGGCTGGGATGACCCCCTTCCTAAAGAATTGCAGCCTAGCTGGGAGCATTGGAAAGCAGATCTTGTGAACTTGGAAAAGATCAGTATACCCCGCTGCTATGTGCCTGCAAACTTTGGAAAGGTCATCAAAAGGGAACTTCATCACTTCTCTGATGCGAGCAACAGCGGATATGGCCAGTGTACCTATTTGAGACTCACAAGCAAAGAAGGAAATATCCATTGTGCCCTGGTCATCGGTAAATCCAGAGTTGCTCCCATTAAGGTCCAGACCATCCCCAGGCTcgaattgacagctgctgtcatcTCAGTTGCCATGAGCAATATGCTTAAACGGGAGCTACAATATGCAGACATAGAAGAGCACTTCTGGACCGACTCCCAAGTGGTTTTGGGATACATAAACAACGAAGCACGCCGTTTTCACACATTTGTGGCGAACAGAGTGCAAAAGATACATCTCAGCACTACTCCTCAACAGTGGAGATATGTTCCCACTAATGAAAACCCTGCTGACCATGCGTCGAGAGGTTTAAACGCTGGTGAGATTCTTACATCTAATTGGTTGACAGGGCCAGGATTCTTATGGAAGAAGGATATACCTCCTGTTGCAGATATTGACACAGCACTAACGATTGGAGATCCTGAAGTGAGACAGGCTCAGACACTGAGTGCACAAGCAACAGAAGTCAGCCTCTCAGACCGCTTGTCAAAGCTGTCTTCGTGGTCTGGAGCTGTCCAAGCTGTGGCTCGCCTCATTCGACGAGCCAAAGGGGACAAATCCAGCAGCCACAGTACGGTAGCTGAGCGAGAAGATGCTAAACGCATCATCATTAAAGATTTACAAAGAAACACCCATCCAGAGGATATCAAGTTATTGAGCAAGGGGACCCAGCTGTCACCTGGCAGCAAGCTGTATCATCTTGATGCCTTCCTGGATCAAGAAGGAGTACTCAAGGTAGGAGGAAGACTTTGTGATGCATCTTTACCCAACTCAATCAAACACCCAGTGATCATTCCTAAAGATCACCACATAACGAAGATGATCATCTCTCAATGTCATGAGAATGTCAAGCACCAAGGAAAGGGTCTCACAATTAATGAGATCAGATCACAAGGCTACTGGATTCCAGGAATTAGCAGAGCAGTAGCATCCCATGTGCATCACTGTGTGACATGTCGGAAGCTCAGGAGACCCACAGAAGAACAAAGAATGGCCGACCTCCCTTCAGAGCGTACGAATCCATCCCCACCGTTTACGTACTGTGGTATGGACTGCTTTGGTCCCTTTATCACTAAACACGGTCGGAAGGATCATAAAAGGTACGGCCTCCTCTTCACGTGTTTCAGCTCCAGAGCTATTCATATAGAAATGCTAGATGACATGTCTACAGATGCTTTCATCAATGGCTTACGCTGTTTCATTGCATTGCGGGGAGCAGTGCGCCAAATCAAGTGTGACCAAGGCACCAACTTTGTAGGAGCCAAGAATGAGCTGAAAAATGCTCTCAAGGAGATTGATGCTGATCGTCTGACAGTGTTCTTAGCTGAAAAACAGTGCGATTTTGTCCTAAATGCACCCCATTCAAGTCATGCTGGTGGGGTATGGGAGAGACAAATCAGAACAGTGAGGAATGTTCTTCGCTCAACTCTCTCACTCTATTCTGGCAGACTGGACGATGCATCACTGCGGACATTCTTTTATGAAGCTATGGCGATCGTAAACAGTAGACCACTCTCAGTTGATAACTTAAACGACCCCAACAGTCTTGCACCTCTCACCCCTAATAACCTGCTTACTATGAAGTCTATTCCAGCATTACCACCACCAGGCAGATTCATCAGAGAAGACATCTATGCAAGGAAAAGGTGGCGTCATGTTCAGTACCTTGCAGAGCAGTTTTGGAGTCGTTGGCGTAAGGAGTATCTATCCAACATTGCCATCAGACAGCGCTGGCACACAGTAAAGAGAAACCTGCAAGTAGGAGACATTGTCATGGAAAAGATTGATGATCTGCCCAGAAATGAGTGGCGGTTGGCCAGAGTTACAGAGACTACTACAGATAAAGACGGGCTTGTGAGAAGAGTAAAAGTATGCCTTGGTGACCGAAATCTGGAAACGGATGGTCGTcgcctcaacaagctgtctgtcATTGAACGCCCAGTCCAGAAGCTGATCCTGTTGCTAGAGACCGTCTAG